The Nitrospinota bacterium genome segment CAACAAGACTCTGGAAATCGATCCTGAATACTGGGAAGCAATGCTCAATCTGGGACAGGCTTATATTAGCTGAGCTCTCTCCACTTCGGAAATTTTAGTGGGTCCAAGGGATTCTAAATCTTCTTTCAACATTAATGCCGCACGTTCCGACATATTTCTAAACCATTTTTCTTTCATAGCTTGACTGGCTGTTTTTAGCGAAAGTATCAAGTCCTCTTGATTATTTTCCGCCAGTATCATCTGGATATGCTGGTCGTCAATTTTTAGAATATCCTCATAGGTGAATCTAAAATGACGTATTTTATTGGCCGTATCGGGGTCAATTTCATCTATTGAGTTCAAGATATCGGCTTCCATTCCCCGTTCAAGACCGCTCAAGACACTTGCCGCGACTTTAAAACCACCCAGGTCACTCCCTTTAAATCCTACCGAAACGCTTAGTTTTTGGTGCAACGCATGGTCCAGGTCACGTAACGCTGCGGGCGAGACTCGGCCAATCTCCGAAAGACGGCGGACAATATCCATACGAACTCTTTCAGGCAATTCGGAAATGGTTTTTGCCGCCAGATTCAAGTCCAGATGAGCCAGTATAATTGCCGCCGTCTGCGGGTGTTCATCGAGAAGATAAGCCGCGATGGTTTTGGGCTCCATTTTACGGACCATCTCCAGCCCTCCGCCCAACTCTTCCGGCTGAAAATTAATATTCTCTAGAATTCTGTCCGTTTTTTTTGAACCAAAAGCCCTCAACATGGTTTTTTGCAGAAACTGCTTTCCATCGACCCTCGGTCTCCCTTCATTTACTTGAATCTCATGGTAAAACTCTTGCGTAATTCTGTTCATGGTGTGCATATCCACTGAATCCAGAGAAGACATATAGTTCGCGATCAACTGGATTTCCTTTTCATCCAGGTTCTTCATAATTTTAGCGGCTTCACCCGCACCCAGAGACATGATCACAAGAGCCGCTTTTTCAGGCCCACTATATTCTTTCCCCACAGCCACCTCACTTAATAAATAATTCGCGGTTGAGCGATGAACAGAAACCAGCACGCACCTATTCCCCTACGATTTTTCCTGATATTTCCACTAGATAGACATAAAACATTTAGACATTAAATCTAACAATGCCGTCTCTCAAGTAAAGACAGGCGAGGTTTTCCCTTTCAAATATCCTATCTGTCCAAGAGAAATTTTTTAATTGTTTAGTGGAGCATTAAGCAATAAATTAACATCAATAGTTACACAAAAAAATCCCCTAAAAAGGGTATATGAGGCAGGTGATCCTATCGTGCTTAGCGAGAGTCTTCAGAAGTACCGAGGAATCAGGGCTTTTACAAATTATTTCAAAGTACGCCGCAATCTTGCAACTGGATGGATTTGGCTTCAACACCGAATGGCAAGGTCCACATTTCCTTACCGTGACCAATGGTAATTAATCATATCTTCAAATTCTCGCAAATCTCAGACAACA includes the following:
- the fliG gene encoding flagellar motor switch protein FliG; translation: MLVSVHRSTANYLLSEVAVGKEYSGPEKAALVIMSLGAGEAAKIMKNLDEKEIQLIANYMSSLDSVDMHTMNRITQEFYHEIQVNEGRPRVDGKQFLQKTMLRAFGSKKTDRILENINFQPEELGGGLEMVRKMEPKTIAAYLLDEHPQTAAIILAHLDLNLAAKTISELPERVRMDIVRRLSEIGRVSPAALRDLDHALHQKLSVSVGFKGSDLGGFKVAASVLSGLERGMEADILNSIDEIDPDTANKIRHFRFTYEDILKIDDQHIQMILAENNQEDLILSLKTASQAMKEKWFRNMSERAALMLKEDLESLGPTKISEVERAQLI